From one Phycodurus eques isolate BA_2022a chromosome 19, UOR_Pequ_1.1, whole genome shotgun sequence genomic stretch:
- the calcoco2 gene encoding calcium-binding and coiled-coil domain-containing protein 2 isoform X2, translating into MNNSTPAFSQVAFRDVPHSYPPATSVSCSYTLAEHFHPSPRDWVGIFKVGWSTTKDYHTFVWVESSGESSQEQSLTSHAYFKDYYLPKDELDFYQFCYVDSSGQVRGASTPFCFKVPDNGDKQSAENSSDNDLLVITTQEQVEQSDREKVALQNEVRHILQRNEELEKTLREERREVGILKDKQDELVSELCRTKEQNECLLCTLQEQREEVQRLKEEMLIHMTNQVELQEQNLAESTQPDPNPDDDCGLLLEAERQLREANVVIAEKDAIIEENNNLTSLLKRHNQELAQENQKLSRDIEERQRTLDDLQMLLPTHSVHLDATPTPPRTIQPDAPETCESFDENIP; encoded by the exons ATGAACAACTCCACTCCCGCCTTCTCCCAGGTGGCGTTCAGGGACGTTCCACACTCGTACCCGCCAGCCACCTCCGTCAGCTGCAGCTACACCCTCGCTGAGCATTTCCATCCCAGCCCCCGAGACTGGGTGGGCATCTTTAag GTGGGCTGGAGCACCACCAAGGACTATCACACCTTTGTGTGGGTGGAGTCGAGCGGGGAGTCGAGCCAAGAACAGTCATTGACGAGCCATGCTTATTTTAAAG ATTACTACCTCCCGAAGGACGAGTTGGACTTCTACCAGTTCTGCTATGTGGACAGCTCGGGTCAAGTGCGCGGTGCCAGCACGCCGTTTTGCTTCAAAGTGCCGGACAATGGAGACAAGCAAAGTGCAGAGAACAGCTCGGACAATGACCTGCTGGTCATTACCACGCAg GAACAAGTGGAGCAGAGCGATCGGGAGAAAGTGGCGCTACAGAACGAAGTGCGGCACATCCTACAGCGGAATGAAGAGTTGGAAAAAACATTGCGCGAGGAGAGACGAGAAGTCGGCATCTTGAAG GACAAACAAGATGAACTCGTGTCAGAACTTTGTCGGACGAAGGAGCAGAACGAGTGTCTTCTGTGCACTTTGCAGGAGCAACGAGAAGAAGTCCAGCGCTTGAAG GAGGAGATGTTGATCCACATGACCAATCAGGTGGAACTCCAGGAACAGAACCTTGCTGAGAGCACACAGCCCGATCCAAACCCAGATGATGACTGCGGACTGCTGCTAGAAGctgag CGGCAACTCCGAGAAGCTAACGTGGTGATCGCAGAGAAGGACGCCATCATTGAGGAGAACAACAACTTGACGTCATTGCTGAAACGCCACAACCAGGAGCTTGCTCAAGAGAACCAA AAGCTCAGCCGTGACATTGAGGAGCGGCAGAGGACTTTGGATGACCTTCAAATGCTTCTGCCCACCCACTCTGTACACCTGGATGCCACCCCGACACCCCCCCGCACAATACAGCCGGACGCACCGGAGACGTGTGAGAGCTTCGATGAAAACATACCT TGA
- the calcoco2 gene encoding calcium-binding and coiled-coil domain-containing protein 2 isoform X1, which produces MNNSTPAFSQVAFRDVPHSYPPATSVSCSYTLAEHFHPSPRDWVGIFKVGWSTTKDYHTFVWVESSGESSQEQSLTSHAYFKDYYLPKDELDFYQFCYVDSSGQVRGASTPFCFKVPDNGDKQSAENSSDNDLLVITTQEQVEQSDREKVALQNEVRHILQRNEELEKTLREERREVGILKDKQDELVSELCRTKEQNECLLCTLQEQREEVQRLKEEMLIHMTNQVELQEQNLAESTQPDPNPDDDCGLLLEAERQLREANVVIAEKDAIIEENNNLTSLLKRHNQELAQENQKLSRDIEERQRTLDDLQMLLPTHSVHLDATPTPPRTIQPDAPETCESFDENIPVVTIVEDEDEEDQPALMCRHCLESFPGSTRAEVECHERNHQVCPFCTLICDDMEQAVFEDHVYSHEM; this is translated from the exons ATGAACAACTCCACTCCCGCCTTCTCCCAGGTGGCGTTCAGGGACGTTCCACACTCGTACCCGCCAGCCACCTCCGTCAGCTGCAGCTACACCCTCGCTGAGCATTTCCATCCCAGCCCCCGAGACTGGGTGGGCATCTTTAag GTGGGCTGGAGCACCACCAAGGACTATCACACCTTTGTGTGGGTGGAGTCGAGCGGGGAGTCGAGCCAAGAACAGTCATTGACGAGCCATGCTTATTTTAAAG ATTACTACCTCCCGAAGGACGAGTTGGACTTCTACCAGTTCTGCTATGTGGACAGCTCGGGTCAAGTGCGCGGTGCCAGCACGCCGTTTTGCTTCAAAGTGCCGGACAATGGAGACAAGCAAAGTGCAGAGAACAGCTCGGACAATGACCTGCTGGTCATTACCACGCAg GAACAAGTGGAGCAGAGCGATCGGGAGAAAGTGGCGCTACAGAACGAAGTGCGGCACATCCTACAGCGGAATGAAGAGTTGGAAAAAACATTGCGCGAGGAGAGACGAGAAGTCGGCATCTTGAAG GACAAACAAGATGAACTCGTGTCAGAACTTTGTCGGACGAAGGAGCAGAACGAGTGTCTTCTGTGCACTTTGCAGGAGCAACGAGAAGAAGTCCAGCGCTTGAAG GAGGAGATGTTGATCCACATGACCAATCAGGTGGAACTCCAGGAACAGAACCTTGCTGAGAGCACACAGCCCGATCCAAACCCAGATGATGACTGCGGACTGCTGCTAGAAGctgag CGGCAACTCCGAGAAGCTAACGTGGTGATCGCAGAGAAGGACGCCATCATTGAGGAGAACAACAACTTGACGTCATTGCTGAAACGCCACAACCAGGAGCTTGCTCAAGAGAACCAA AAGCTCAGCCGTGACATTGAGGAGCGGCAGAGGACTTTGGATGACCTTCAAATGCTTCTGCCCACCCACTCTGTACACCTGGATGCCACCCCGACACCCCCCCGCACAATACAGCCGGACGCACCGGAGACGTGTGAGAGCTTCGATGAAAACATACCTGTAG TGACCATTGTAGAAGATGAAGACGAGGAAGACCAG CCGGCGCTTATGTGCCGTCATTGCCTTGAGAGCTTCCCAGGAAGTACGCGGGCAGAGGTGGAGTGTCACGAGCGCAATCACCAAGTGTGTCCCTTCTGCACGCTCATCTGCGACGACATGGAGCAGGCCGTGTTCGAGGACCACGTCTACAGTCACGAGATGTGA
- the snf8 gene encoding vacuolar-sorting protein SNF8 — protein MHRRGVGAGAIAKKKLAEAKYKERGTVLAEDQIVQMSKQLDTFKSNLEEFASKHKQEIRKSSQFRVQFQEMCATIGVDPLASGKGFWSEMLGVGDFYYELGVQIIEVCLALKHRNGGLITLDELHLRVLKGRGKYAQDVSQDDLVRAIKKLKVMGNGFGMIPVGGSYLVQSVPAELNMDHTVVLQLAEKKGYVTVSEIKNSLKWEKERASHVLDHLLKEGLAWLDSQASDEPQYWLPALFSELTSRDVTPEEANQMSP, from the exons atgcACCGGAGAGGCGTCGGTGCGGGCGCCATCGCCAAAAAGAAGCTAGCAGAG gcCAAATATAAAGAGAGAGGAACTGTTCTCGCAGAGGATCAGATAGTTCAG ATGTCCAAGCAGCTGGACACATTCAAGTCCAATCTGGAGGAGTTCGCCAGCAAGCACAAACAGGAAATCCGCAAGAGTTCTCAGTTCCGCGTCCAGTTTCAGGAGATGTGCGCCACCATTGGAGTTGACCCACTTGCCT CTGGCAAAGGATTTTGGTCAGAGATGCTCGGCGTGGGCGACTTCTACTATGAGCTCGGCGTGCAGATTATTGAGGTTTGCTTGGCCCTCAAGCACAGAAACGGAG GACTCATCACTTTGGATGAACTCCATCTCAGGGTGCTCAAGGGACGTGGTAAATACGCTCAGGATGTCAGCCA GGATGATTTGGTGCGAGCCATCAAGAAACTCAAAGTCATGGGCAACGGTTTCGGGATGATTCCGGTGGGCGGCTCCTACTTGGTGCAATCCGTCCCAGCGGAGCTCAACATGGACCACACAGTGGTCCTGCAGCTGGCTGAG AAGAAGGGCTACGTGACAGTGAGTGAGATAAAGAACAGTCTCAAGTGGGAAAAGGAGCGAGCGAGTCACGTCCTG GACCACCTACTGAAGGAGGGCCTGGCCTGGCTGGACTCTCAAGCATCAGACGAGCCGCAGTACTGGCTGCCCGCCCTCTTCTCCGAGCTCACCTCCCGTGATGTCACGCCCGAGGAGGCCAATCAGATGAGCCCATGA
- the msl1b gene encoding male-specific lethal 1 homolog, with protein MSMRASPGPHSGSKPNADAIGGTFTLLPLSLRRESRDSPSDAPDNVRWADKIPSKPKRSEQTYMSGDVSEVVEANRAAAVGVLSPVGPMGGEGTPVKGKPLSVDNTDNPQMAQNNTPKDADGVLGAASIEVSSEGKWKNLRKSPANPHTQANCLRQILLLQLDLIEQQQQQLQSKDKEIDDLKADKETLLARIERMERRLQLTKKDPPRDKRLFQPLEPWTPDKEDMWDLEVEESPQPNPSALLPLSRGSKGQKRKSCFGESKLQKSRGKNSKLSPHKLESQPASPSQRELRNKETPEKSAPAGLPCKEEAELSCQMDDLPFLSTTEMYLCCWNQPPVSPLRETSPKKKEEEEEEVTNASNTHSMINFLFPSSCRLSVPSWRENVIEALGDDLSLDTQEPLDDGVFLKRHAKLELDEKRRKRWDIQRIREQRMFQRLQQRMNRKKIIPETEPELSSFYPETEDVEAIMITPFLPVVAFGRPLPKLTQENFDLPWLDERSRCRIEVPKKHTPHRTCRK; from the exons ATGAGCATGAGAGCCTCCCCGGGTCCACATTCGGGATCCAAGCCGAACGCTGACGCCATCGGGGGGACGTTCACTTTGCTTCCCTTGAGTCTCAGGAGGGAGTCGCGTGACTCGCCCTCGGATGCTCCAGACAACGTCCGGTGGGCTGACAAAATCCCGAGCAAGCCCAAGCGCTCGGAGCAGACTTACATGAGCGGCGACGTCTCGGAAGTCGTCGAAGCAAACCGGGCCGCCGCCGTGGGGGTTCTTTCCCCTGTCGGACCAATGGGGGGTGAGGGAACCCCGGTGAAAGGTAAACCCCTCTCCGTGGACAATACGGACAACCCTCAGATGGCTCAAAACAACACGCCCAAGGATGCCGATGGCGTCCTTGGGGCCGCGTCCATCGAAGTGTCGTCTGAGGGCAAGTGGAAGAACCTCCGGAAGAGTCCGGCCAACCCGCACACGCAGGCCAACTGTCTGCGACAGATCCTGCTGCTGCAGCTAGACCTCAtcgagcagcagcaacagcagctgcAGTCCAAGGACAAGGAGATAGATGATCTCAAAGCAGACAAGGAGACG CTTCTGGCACGTATCGAGCGCATGGAGCGCCGCCTGCAGCTCACCAAAAAGGACCCACCGCGCGACAAGCGGCTCTTCCAGCCCCTGGAGCCGTGGACCCCCGACAAGGAGGACATGTGGGACCTAGAAGTGGAGGAGAGTCCGCAGCCCAATCCATCTGCCCTCCTGCCCCTAAGTCGAGGAAGCAAAGGTCAAAAGAG GAAATCCTGCTTCGGGGAGTCCAAACTCCAAAAGTCGCGCGGCAAAAACTCCAAGCTGAGTCCTCACAAGCTGGAAAGTCAACCGGCATCTCCGTCTCAACGAGAGCTGCGCAACAAGGAAACGCCAGAGAAGAGCGCCCCCGCAGGGCTGCCCTGCAAAGAGGAGGCAGAGCTGAGCTGCCAGATGGACGACCTTCCCTTCCTGTCCACCACGGAGATGTACCTGTGCTGCTGGAACCAACCTCCTGTGTCGCCTCTGCGTGAGACTTCTCCCaagaagaaggaagaggaggaggaggaggtgacca ATGCATCCAACACTCACTCCATGATTAACTTCCTTTTCCCGTCTTCGTGCCGCCTCTCAGTTCCCTCGTGGCGGGAAAATGTCATCGAGGCATTGGGTGACGATTTAAGCCTTGACACGCAAGAG CCTCTGGATGACGGTGTATTCCTCAAGCGCCACGCCAAGCTGGAACTGGatgagaagaggaggaagag GTGGGACATCCAGCGGATCCGAGAGCAGCGCATGTTTCAGCGCCTGCAGCAGCGCATGAACAGGAAGAAGATCATACCGGAGACTGAGCCCGAGCTTTCATCATTCTATCCGGAAACTGAAGACG TTGAAGCGATCATGATCACGCCCTTCTTGCCAGTGGTCGCATTTGGTCGGCCGTTGCCCAAACTCACACAAGA GAACTTTGATCTGCCCTGGCTGGACGAGCGCAGCCGCTGTCGCATTGAGGTTCCCAAGAAACACACCCCTCACCGGACCTGTCGCAAGTGA
- the chmp2a gene encoding charged multivesicular body protein 2a, with translation MEYLFGKRKTPEEMLKQNQRALNRAMRELDRERIKLEQQEKKIIADIKKMAKQGQMDAVKIMAKDLVRTRRYVKKFIMMKANIQAVSLKIQTLKSNNSMAQAMKGVTKAMATMNRQLKLPQIQKIMMEFERQSEIMDMKEEMMNDAIDDAMGDEDDEEESDAIVSQVLDELGLNLSDELSNLPSTGASLSVAGRKKAEPQPALADADADLEERLNNLRKD, from the exons ATGGAATACCTGTTCGGGAAGCGAAAGACTCCGGAGGAGATGCTGAAGCAGAACCAGAGAGCACTCAACCGGGCCATGAGGGAGCTGGACAGAGAGCGAATTAAACTGGAGCAGCAGGAGAAGAAGATCATCGCCGACATCAAGAAAATGGCCAAACAGGGACAAATG GACGCCGTCAAGATTATGGCCAAGGACTTGGTCCGCACGAGACGCTACGTGAAGAAGTTCATCATGATGAAGGCCAACATTCAGGCTGTCAGTCTGAAGATTCAGACCCTGAAGTCCAACAACAGCATGGCGCAGGCCATGAAGGGCGTCACCAAAGCCATGGCCACCATGAACAGACAG CTCAAACTGCCTCAGATCCAGAAGATCATGATGGAGTTTGAACGTCAGAGTGAGATCATGGACATGAAGGAGGAGATGATGAACGATGCCATCGACGATGCCATGGGGGATGAAGATGACGAGGAGGAGAG TGACGCCATTGTTTCCCAAGTCCTGGATGAGCTTGGTCTTAATCTCAGTGACGAACTCTCAA ATCTCCCGTCTACTGGTGCATCCTTGTCGGTGGCTGGCAGGAAGAAGGCGGAGCCTCAACCCGCGCTGGCCGACGCGGATGCCGACCTTGAGGAACGGCTCAATAACCTCCGGAAAGACTGA
- the mrm1 gene encoding rRNA methyltransferase 1, mitochondrial gives MSLFNSTSKHRLLFIRMWRFPKAVDCHQHNRVNNTRRSSKSKVSGVRQPDGKASPNKLQNPGRVSSELQKLAHEDFSSEWERPAILKPSVESSDQHEIVFGVAPCLLALTQARRKPFKLFVKDGEAAHRSSLLKVCEEANQRQVPIQRVSKKDLDRMCLGRVHQGVCLRATPLSYLTEDSASSSISTPLWLVLDGIQDPMNLGAILRSAYFLGVDRVASSVHRSCPLTPVVSKASAGIMEVMNVYGYEDLADMVRVKAAHGWQVVGTVAAEVRESGLPVTPCSDFRMTTPTLLLIGGEGDGLSRKLLNLCQTLVTIPPGRQLLPGVESLNASVATGILLHSLLASTRLT, from the coding sequence ATGAGTTTATTCAATTCAACTTCGAAGCATAGGTTGCTCTTTATTCGAATGTGGAGATTTCCAAAGGCTGTGGACTGCCACCAGCACAACAGAGTGAACAACACCAGGAGGTCCAGCAAGTCTAAAGTGTCAGGAGTAAGACAGCCAGATGGGAAAGCATCACCAAATAAACTTCAGAATCCGGGACGAGTTTCATCAGAGCTTCAGAAGCTGGCCCATGAGGACTTCTCGTCAGAGTGGGAGAGGCCTGCGATACTCAAGCCATCCGTGGAGTCTTCAGACCAGCATGAGATTGTCTTTGGCGTCGCTCCTTGTCTCCTGGCTCTCACTCAGGCTCGCCGAAAGCCCTTTAAGCTGTTTGTGAAAGACGGCGAGGCCGCGCACAGGTCCTCGCTCCTCAAGGTGTGCGAGGAGGCAAACCAGCGACAAGTTCCCATCCAGCGTGTCAGTAAGAAAGACTTGGATAGGATGTGTTTAGGTCGGGTTCATCAAGGTGTTTGCCTGCGAGCCACCCCATTGAGCTACCTGACCGAAGACTCGGCCTCGAGTTCAATCTCCACACCTCTCTGGCTAGTTCTGGACGGGATTCAAGACCCGATGAATCTCGGAGCTATCTTGCGCTCAGCCTATTTCCTCGGCGTGGACCGAGTGGCCAGCAGCGTCCACCGCAGCTGCCCTCTGACCCCGGTGGTAAGCAAGGCCAGCGCTGGCATCATGGAGGTGATGAATGTGTATGGCTACGAAGACCTGGCGGACATGGTCCGGGTCAAGGCGGCACATGGCTGGCAGGTGGTCGGCACGGTGGCGGCCGAGGTGCGGGAATCTGGCCTCCCCGTCACGCCGTGTTCGGACTTCCGGATGACCACGCCCACGCTGTTGCTGATTGGAGGGGAGGGTGACGGATTGTCCCGGAAGCTACTGAATTTGTGTCAAACGCTTGTGACCATTCCACCGGGGAGACAGCTGCTGCCTGGCGTCGAGTCGCTCAACGCGTCCGTGGCCACCGGCATCCTGCTGCACTCGCTGCTGGCCTCCACCAGGCTCACCTGA